A single region of the Pararhodospirillum photometricum DSM 122 genome encodes:
- a CDS encoding efflux RND transporter permease subunit, which translates to MSRFFIDRPVFAWVIALLIMMAGALAILELPIAQYPKIAPPAVSITASYPGASARTLENTVTQVIEQKLNGIDGLAYLSSTSDSTGNVSITLTFDAGTDPDVAQVQVQNKLQLATPLLPLAVQQQGLTVSKAVKSFLMVVAFVSSDGRLTQYDISDFVASNLQEPISRVDGVGEVTVFGQQHAMRIWLDPTKLNAYGLATTDVVKAIKAQNAEITAGQLGGLPAMPGQQLNATIIAQTQLQSVEEFGAILVRVNPDGSSLRLADVARIELGAQSYDVVSRYNGKPASGLGIKLSADANALDTAQAVRARIEQLKPFFPPGMEVQYPYDTTPFVKLSIEEVVKTLAEAIVLVFLVMYLFLQNFRATLIPTIAVPVVLLGTFGVLAALGFTINTLTMFGMVLAIGLLVDDAIVVVENVERVMHEEKLPPREATRRSMDQITGALVGIGLVLSAVFIPMAFFGGSVGVIYRQFSITLVSAMALSVLVALVLTPALCATLLKPADIEHAHKTGFFGWFNRAFDGGNRVYLGGVRGILGRKKRFFLLFFLLVGGLGLLFSRLPTAFLPEEDQGILFTQIALPPGATTERTLEVIKQVEHHYLETEKDTVNGLFAIAGFSFSGRGQNTGIAFVNLKNWSLREDPDKKVGAVVKRAMRVFSGIRDAMVFAFTPPAVIELGNASGFDFQLLDLGGVGHQALIQARNQLLGMAAQNPIMTAVRPNGLDDTPQFRVSVDRHKASALGLSLDDINTTLSAAWGGSYVNDFIDKGRVKKVYVQADAPYRMLPSDIDRWYVRNDKGLMVPFSAFSDATWVYGSPRLERYNGVSSRAIQGQPVPGRSTGEVMAALEAMAAQLPPGIGYQWSGLSYEERLSGSQAPALYAISILVVFLCLAALYESWSIPFAVMMAVPLGILGAVAAAHLRGLPNDVYFQVGLLTTVGLSAKNAILIVEFARALYDQGMSLAEAAIEAARQRLRPILMTSLAFILGVLPLALADGAGSGSQNAIGVGVMGGMIAATVLGILFVPLFFVAILGLFGRRGHRTKEA; encoded by the coding sequence ATGTCGCGATTTTTCATCGACCGCCCGGTCTTCGCCTGGGTGATCGCCTTGCTGATCATGATGGCCGGCGCGCTGGCCATCTTGGAACTGCCGATCGCCCAGTATCCCAAGATTGCTCCCCCGGCCGTTTCCATCACCGCGAGCTATCCCGGGGCTTCGGCCCGCACCCTGGAGAACACGGTCACCCAGGTCATCGAGCAAAAGCTGAACGGTATCGACGGGCTGGCCTATCTGTCCTCCACCAGCGACTCGACCGGCAACGTCTCCATCACCTTGACCTTCGATGCCGGCACCGATCCCGATGTTGCCCAGGTCCAGGTGCAAAACAAGCTGCAACTGGCGACCCCCCTGCTGCCGCTCGCCGTGCAGCAGCAGGGCCTGACGGTCAGCAAGGCGGTCAAGAGCTTCTTGATGGTGGTGGCCTTCGTTTCAAGCGACGGGCGCCTCACCCAGTATGACATTTCCGACTTCGTCGCCTCCAACCTGCAAGAGCCGATCAGCCGGGTGGACGGCGTGGGCGAGGTCACGGTGTTCGGCCAGCAGCACGCTATGCGCATCTGGCTCGACCCCACCAAGCTCAACGCCTATGGCCTCGCGACCACCGATGTGGTCAAGGCTATCAAGGCGCAAAACGCCGAGATCACCGCCGGGCAACTGGGCGGCCTGCCCGCCATGCCGGGTCAGCAGCTCAACGCCACCATCATCGCCCAAACCCAGCTCCAGAGCGTGGAGGAGTTCGGGGCGATCTTGGTGCGGGTCAACCCGGACGGCTCCTCCTTGCGTTTGGCCGACGTCGCTCGCATCGAGCTGGGGGCCCAGAGTTACGACGTGGTCAGCCGCTACAACGGCAAGCCCGCCTCGGGTCTTGGCATCAAGCTCTCGGCCGACGCCAACGCCCTGGACACCGCCCAGGCCGTGCGCGCCCGCATCGAGCAACTGAAGCCCTTCTTCCCCCCGGGGATGGAGGTCCAGTACCCCTACGACACCACGCCATTTGTGAAACTATCCATCGAGGAAGTGGTCAAGACCCTGGCCGAGGCCATCGTCCTGGTCTTCCTGGTGATGTACCTTTTCTTGCAGAACTTCCGCGCTACCCTCATTCCGACCATCGCCGTGCCGGTGGTGTTGCTGGGCACTTTTGGGGTGCTGGCCGCGTTGGGGTTCACCATCAACACCTTGACCATGTTCGGGATGGTGTTGGCGATCGGCTTGCTGGTGGACGACGCCATCGTGGTGGTGGAAAACGTCGAACGTGTGATGCACGAAGAAAAGCTCCCACCGCGCGAAGCGACCCGGCGCTCCATGGACCAGATCACCGGCGCCCTGGTCGGCATCGGTCTGGTGCTTTCGGCGGTGTTCATCCCCATGGCCTTTTTTGGTGGCTCGGTCGGGGTGATTTACCGCCAGTTTTCCATCACCTTGGTTTCGGCCATGGCGCTCTCGGTGCTGGTGGCCCTCGTTCTGACCCCGGCTTTGTGCGCCACCTTGCTTAAGCCCGCCGACATCGAGCACGCCCACAAGACCGGCTTTTTCGGTTGGTTCAACCGGGCCTTTGATGGGGGCAACCGCGTTTATCTGGGGGGGGTGCGCGGGATTCTCGGGCGCAAGAAACGCTTTTTCCTGCTGTTCTTTTTGCTGGTCGGCGGCCTTGGCCTGCTGTTTTCTCGCCTGCCCACGGCCTTCCTGCCCGAGGAAGACCAGGGCATCTTGTTCACTCAGATCGCCCTGCCGCCCGGCGCCACCACCGAGCGCACCTTGGAGGTGATCAAGCAGGTTGAACATCACTACCTGGAAACCGAAAAAGACACGGTCAACGGCCTGTTCGCCATCGCCGGGTTCAGCTTCAGTGGGCGCGGTCAGAATACCGGCATCGCCTTCGTCAACCTCAAGAACTGGAGTTTGCGCGAGGACCCGGACAAGAAGGTGGGCGCGGTGGTCAAGCGGGCCATGCGGGTCTTTTCGGGCATCCGCGACGCCATGGTCTTTGCCTTCACGCCGCCGGCTGTGATCGAGCTGGGTAATGCGTCCGGGTTTGATTTCCAGTTGCTCGATCTGGGCGGGGTGGGGCATCAAGCCTTGATCCAGGCCCGCAACCAGCTTCTGGGCATGGCGGCGCAAAACCCGATCATGACCGCGGTGCGCCCCAATGGTCTTGATGATACGCCCCAGTTCCGCGTGAGCGTGGACCGCCACAAAGCCAGCGCGCTGGGCCTGTCGCTCGACGACATCAACACCACCTTGTCGGCGGCCTGGGGTGGCAGTTACGTGAACGACTTCATCGACAAGGGCCGGGTCAAGAAGGTCTATGTCCAGGCCGATGCCCCGTATCGCATGCTGCCCTCCGACATCGACCGCTGGTACGTGCGCAACGACAAGGGCCTGATGGTGCCGTTCTCGGCCTTTTCCGACGCCACCTGGGTGTATGGTTCGCCCCGTCTGGAGCGCTACAACGGCGTGTCGTCGCGCGCGATTCAGGGCCAGCCCGTCCCGGGGCGCAGCACCGGCGAGGTGATGGCCGCCCTGGAGGCGATGGCTGCCCAGTTACCCCCCGGCATTGGCTACCAGTGGAGCGGCTTGTCCTATGAAGAACGCCTGTCGGGCTCTCAGGCTCCGGCGCTCTACGCCATTTCCATTCTTGTGGTGTTCTTGTGTCTGGCCGCTCTCTATGAAAGTTGGTCCATTCCGTTTGCTGTCATGATGGCGGTGCCGCTCGGCATCCTGGGGGCCGTGGCGGCGGCCCATCTGCGCGGGCTGCCTAATGACGTGTACTTCCAGGTTGGCCTGCTCACCACGGTGGGTCTCTCGGCCAAGAATGCCATCTTGATCGTCGAGTTTGCCCGGGCTTTGTATGACCAGGGCATGAGCCTCGCCGAGGCAGCGATCGAGGCGGCGCGTCAGCGTCTGCGGCCCATTCTCATGACCTCGCTCGCCTTCATCCTGGGCGTGCTGCCGTTGGCCCTCGCCGATGGGGCGGGCTCGGGCAGCCAGAACGCCATCGGGGTGGGCGTGATGGGCGGCATGATCGCAGCCACTGTGCTGGGCATCCTGTTCGTTCCGTTGTTCTTCGTGGCCATTCTTGGGCTGTTTGGTCGCCGGGGCCATCGGACGAAGGAGGCCTGA
- a CDS encoding light-harvesting protein, giving the protein MRLPKPLLSLMTPKKSIAATLWPLTGSSRLNMVCSRDKQGAHSTLRPSKKHLAVLGGEMKKEGEAKASVEGSRFCRIQIYLVSLGGNIMADKVYPSGLTEAEAQEFHGWYTKGLALWVVLSAAAHVFTYNYLPWF; this is encoded by the coding sequence GTGCGCCTCCCCAAGCCCCTCCTTTCCCTCATGACCCCGAAAAAAAGCATTGCGGCCACATTGTGGCCGTTGACAGGCAGCTCGCGTCTGAATATGGTCTGTTCCAGAGACAAGCAGGGCGCACACAGCACTCTGCGACCTTCCAAAAAACATCTGGCTGTGCTAGGCGGCGAGATGAAAAAGGAAGGAGAAGCAAAGGCCTCTGTTGAAGGGTCGCGTTTCTGTCGAATTCAAATTTATCTCGTTTCTCTTGGAGGGAATATCATGGCTGACAAGGTTTATCCGTCGGGTCTGACCGAAGCCGAAGCTCAGGAATTCCACGGCTGGTACACGAAGGGCTTGGCCCTGTGGGTTGTGCTGTCCGCCGCGGCGCACGTGTTCACCTACAACTACCTGCCCTGGTTCTAA
- a CDS encoding LolA family protein, which translates to MRRSHLFALALALGLLAGGVPAPRAGETPAQTSILPQLTPEQRAFVARAEAFLNDLRSVQARFLQISSTGNYAEGTVSLLRPNRLRLDYDPPAEILVVANGSHLIYNDKKLDQVTYIGLDETPLGVLLRDHIVLSDPQITLTGYREAGGVAEISLVQTKDPGQGTLTLVFTVDPVDLRQWRVLDAQNIEVTVSLFDPRRDIKLDPKLFQFSAPTQRRDR; encoded by the coding sequence ATGCGTCGTTCCCACCTGTTTGCCCTGGCCCTGGCCCTGGGGCTTCTGGCCGGCGGTGTTCCCGCCCCGCGCGCTGGGGAAACGCCGGCCCAGACCAGCATTTTGCCCCAGCTTACGCCGGAACAGCGCGCCTTCGTGGCCCGCGCCGAAGCCTTTTTGAATGACCTGCGCAGCGTTCAGGCCCGGTTTCTTCAGATTTCCTCGACCGGAAACTACGCCGAAGGCACCGTTTCCTTGCTGCGGCCCAATCGCCTGCGGCTCGATTACGATCCACCAGCCGAGATTTTGGTCGTCGCCAATGGCTCCCACCTCATTTACAACGACAAGAAGCTCGACCAAGTCACCTACATCGGCCTCGACGAAACACCGCTCGGCGTCTTGCTGCGTGACCACATTGTCTTAAGTGACCCGCAGATCACCCTGACCGGCTATCGCGAGGCCGGCGGCGTGGCCGAGATTTCGCTGGTCCAGACCAAGGATCCGGGGCAGGGCACGTTGACCTTGGTCTTTACCGTTGATCCGGTGGACTTGCGCCAATGGCGGGTGCTCGATGCCCAGAACATTGAGGTGACGGTCTCGCTGTTCGACCCTCGGCGCGACATCAAGCTCGACCCCAAGTTGTTTCAGTTCTCGGCGCCCACGCAACGTCGCGACCGCTGA
- a CDS encoding efflux RND transporter periplasmic adaptor subunit, with protein sequence MVKRYTLGRAGAFVMLGLAVAACDEKTAGPPPAPPPPEVAVVEVQPQRVGLTTELPGRTAAYRVAEVRPQVGGLIQKRLFTEGTDVKAGQQLYQIDPAPYAAELQKARAELEKAEATARAARLKAERYRKLVSGDVVSRQTFDDAVAADAEADAAIGVARAAVEVARINLDYTKVLAPISGRIGASAVTEGALVTASQTAALATVTQLDPINVNITQSSAELMRLRRDIDSGRVEKAPVATVRLKIDGLQTYEIPGTLQFAEVTVDPSTGSVRLRAEFPNPQGVLLPGLFVRAVVEQAVRDETLLVPQQSLVRRPDGSAIVWVVDAENKVAPRPVQVGQALGDRWLITEGLSAGDKVVVQGLQRLKPGIPVRVAAPPPAKS encoded by the coding sequence ATGGTCAAGCGTTACACCCTTGGTCGCGCTGGCGCTTTCGTGATGCTGGGGCTCGCCGTGGCGGCCTGCGACGAGAAAACCGCCGGCCCGCCGCCCGCGCCGCCGCCGCCCGAGGTGGCGGTGGTCGAGGTGCAGCCCCAGCGGGTGGGGTTGACCACCGAGTTGCCCGGCCGCACCGCCGCCTACCGCGTGGCCGAGGTGCGGCCCCAGGTGGGGGGGCTGATCCAAAAGCGGCTGTTCACCGAAGGGACCGACGTCAAGGCCGGCCAGCAGCTCTATCAGATCGACCCGGCGCCCTACGCTGCGGAGTTGCAAAAGGCCCGGGCTGAACTGGAAAAAGCCGAGGCCACGGCGCGAGCCGCCCGCCTCAAGGCCGAGCGCTATCGCAAGCTGGTCTCCGGCGACGTGGTCAGCCGTCAGACCTTCGACGACGCGGTGGCCGCCGACGCCGAGGCCGACGCCGCCATCGGCGTGGCCCGTGCGGCGGTCGAGGTGGCGCGGATCAATCTGGATTACACCAAGGTCCTGGCCCCCATCAGCGGGCGCATCGGCGCCTCGGCGGTGACCGAGGGCGCGCTGGTGACCGCCAGCCAAACCGCGGCCCTGGCCACCGTCACCCAACTCGATCCCATCAATGTCAACATCACCCAATCCAGCGCCGAGTTGATGCGCCTGCGCCGGGACATCGACAGCGGCCGGGTGGAAAAAGCCCCGGTGGCCACGGTGCGCCTCAAGATCGACGGGCTCCAGACCTACGAAATCCCGGGCACTTTGCAGTTCGCCGAGGTCACCGTCGATCCCAGTACCGGCTCGGTTCGCCTGCGCGCCGAGTTCCCCAATCCCCAAGGCGTGCTGCTGCCCGGTTTGTTCGTGCGGGCCGTGGTCGAGCAGGCGGTGCGTGACGAGACTCTTCTCGTGCCGCAGCAATCCTTGGTCCGCCGGCCCGATGGCAGTGCCATCGTGTGGGTCGTTGATGCCGAGAACAAGGTCGCGCCGCGCCCCGTCCAGGTCGGTCAGGCGCTCGGTGACCGCTGGCTGATCACCGAGGGCCTCTCGGCCGGTGACAAGGTGGTGGTCCAGGGCCTGCAACGCCTCAAGCCCGGCATCCCCGTGCGGGTGGCCGCGCCGCCGCCGGCCAAGAGCTGA
- a CDS encoding benzoate-CoA ligase family protein, with translation MASALPHRPTPLTFPSDFNVARWFIDRHRLEGRGDKVAILTDQESVTYADLERRVNRCAHALLAQGLERXDRVLMAIKDCPAFFYIFWGAIKAGLIPVPLNTLLRQNDYAFLIGNSECAAFLYSPPIAGEVEPALARGPHRPSLTLKVDEATAPGLFEHGPDTFDAVPAGPDADCFWLYSSGSTGQPKGAIHRHRDMVVTSENYGVQTLGISENDRCFSAAKLFFAYGLGNGMTFPLWVGATSILLAERPTAEATFAIIEDFRPTLYFGVPTLYASQLQTMDRRAPDLSSLRLCVSAGEALPADIFRRWREETGLVILDGIGSTEALHIFISNRIDEWKPGSSGRLVPGYQARILDDDERELPPGTPGRLVIRGDSIARAYWRDPEKTAATMVDGWLNTGDTYSRDEDGTFYYHGRSDDMLKVGGIWCSPFEIEGALIEHPAVLEAAVVGRADADGLVKPEAWVVLDDATRPTSSLEDDLKAHCKQRLAPYKYPRRFRFIDELPKTATGKIQRFRLRNDDGV, from the coding sequence ATGGCCTCAGCGCTGCCACACCGCCCCACCCCCCTGACCTTTCCCAGCGATTTCAACGTGGCGCGCTGGTTTATCGACCGCCACCGCCTGGAGGGGCGGGGAGACAAAGTCGCCATCCTGACAGATCAGGAAAGCGTGACCTACGCCGACCTGGAGCGACGGGTGAACCGGTGCGCCCATGCTCTGTTGGCTCAAGGCTTGGAGCGGKGGGACCGCGTTCTGATGGCCATCAAGGACTGCCCGGCCTTTTTTTATATCTTCTGGGGAGCCATCAAGGCCGGGCTGATCCCCGTCCCCCTGAACACCTTGCTCCGCCAAAACGACTACGCCTTCCTGATCGGCAACTCGGAATGCGCCGCCTTCTTGTACTCCCCTCCCATCGCCGGGGAAGTGGAGCCCGCCTTGGCCCGGGGTCCTCACCGCCCCTCCTTGACCCTGAAAGTGGACGAGGCCACGGCGCCCGGTCTCTTCGAACACGGACCGGACACCTTTGACGCGGTGCCGGCTGGCCCGGACGCGGACTGTTTCTGGCTTTACTCTTCTGGCTCCACCGGCCAGCCCAAGGGCGCAATCCACCGTCACCGCGATATGGTGGTGACCAGCGAGAACTACGGGGTTCAAACGCTCGGGATCTCCGAAAACGATCGTTGTTTCTCGGCGGCCAAGCTGTTCTTTGCCTATGGCCTGGGCAACGGCATGACCTTTCCGCTGTGGGTGGGGGCAACCAGTATCCTCTTGGCCGAGCGCCCCACCGCCGAGGCGACCTTCGCCATCATCGAGGATTTCCGCCCCACCCTTTATTTTGGGGTCCCAACCCTCTACGCGTCCCAGCTTCAAACCATGGACCGACGAGCCCCTGACCTTTCCTCGCTTCGCCTGTGCGTCTCGGCCGGCGAGGCCCTGCCGGCCGACATTTTCCGCCGCTGGCGCGAGGAGACGGGGTTGGTCATTTTGGATGGCATCGGCTCGACCGAAGCCCTGCATATTTTTATTTCCAACCGAATCGACGAATGGAAGCCCGGCTCTAGCGGGCGTTTGGTGCCCGGCTATCAGGCCCGCATCCTGGATGACGACGAGCGGGAACTGCCTCCCGGAACCCCGGGACGCCTTGTCATTCGGGGCGACTCGATCGCCCGGGCCTACTGGCGTGATCCCGAAAAAACAGCGGCGACGATGGTGGACGGCTGGCTGAACACCGGTGACACCTATTCGCGCGACGAGGACGGGACCTTTTATTACCACGGCCGCTCCGACGACATGCTCAAGGTCGGGGGGATCTGGTGTTCTCCGTTTGAAATCGAGGGCGCCCTGATCGAGCACCCCGCCGTCTTGGAAGCCGCCGTGGTGGGACGGGCCGATGCCGATGGTTTGGTCAAGCCGGAGGCCTGGGTGGTCCTTGACGACGCCACACGCCCCACGTCCTCCCTGGAAGACGACCTGAAGGCCCACTGCAAGCAGCGCCTCGCTCCTTACAAATACCCCCGGCGCTTTCGCTTTATTGATGAGCTCCCCAAAACGGCAACCGGCAAGATCCAACGCTTTCGCCTGCGCAACGACGACGGTGTGTAA
- the pufA gene encoding light-harvesting antenna LH1, alpha subunit, whose translation MWRVWLLVNPAQALFASAAILVTLVTIIHLFVLGGPLSQYLFKGFIAKGL comes from the coding sequence ATGTGGAGAGTTTGGCTGCTGGTTAACCCCGCTCAGGCCCTGTTCGCGTCTGCCGCGATCCTGGTGACCCTGGTGACCATCATTCACCTGTTCGTTCTGGGCGGCCCGCTGTCCCAGTACCTGTTCAAGGGCTTCATCGCGAAGGGCCTGTAA